A region from the Mycolicibacterium litorale genome encodes:
- a CDS encoding dienelactone hydrolase family protein, with amino-acid sequence MASTKKLFKALTRRGPHRVLRGDLAFAGLPGVVYTPETGLNLPGVAFGHDWLASGLRYSGTLEHLASWGIVAAAPNTETGIAPSVLNLAFDLGTTLDIITGVRLGPGQISVHPAKLAVVGHGFGGSAAVFTAAGMPDRLQAAAALFPTVSSPPAEQPAASLQVPGLILADPGDPMSLRSNAVELARAWKPATLRAVHKVTAGGLVEGRRLARAVKLPGADKGTQKIVRALLTGYLLNELTGDRKYRDFSNPEALLPKTDVMDPHSDDPVDLENKVAALLKP; translated from the coding sequence CCCGGCGTGGTGTACACGCCGGAAACCGGACTGAACCTGCCCGGTGTGGCGTTCGGACACGACTGGCTGGCCAGTGGGCTGCGCTACAGCGGCACCCTCGAACACCTGGCGTCGTGGGGCATCGTGGCGGCCGCTCCGAACACCGAGACCGGGATCGCGCCGTCGGTGCTCAATCTCGCGTTCGATCTGGGCACGACGCTCGACATCATCACCGGGGTGCGGCTCGGACCCGGTCAGATCAGCGTCCATCCGGCGAAACTCGCGGTCGTCGGGCACGGTTTCGGCGGATCGGCGGCGGTCTTCACCGCGGCGGGCATGCCGGATCGACTGCAGGCGGCGGCCGCGCTCTTCCCCACCGTGTCCAGCCCGCCCGCCGAGCAGCCTGCGGCGTCGCTACAGGTCCCGGGCCTGATCCTGGCCGACCCCGGTGATCCGATGTCGCTGCGGTCCAATGCGGTCGAACTGGCTCGGGCGTGGAAGCCCGCGACATTGCGCGCGGTGCACAAGGTGACCGCGGGCGGTCTCGTCGAGGGCCGCCGGTTGGCGCGGGCGGTGAAACTGCCCGGTGCGGACAAGGGCACCCAGAAGATCGTGCGCGCGCTGCTCACCGGGTATCTGCTCAACGAACTGACCGGTGACCGGAAGTACCGCGACTTCAGCAACCCCGAAGCGCTGCTGCCGAAGACCGACGTGATGGACCCGCACTCCGACGACCCGGTGGATCTGGAGAACAAGGTCGCGGCGCTGCTGAAGCCGTAG